Proteins co-encoded in one Pseudomonas beijingensis genomic window:
- a CDS encoding APC family permease, whose translation MSINDRLTEHLNRGSVGFPTALASTIGLIMASPVILTATMGFGIGGSAFAVATLIAVVMMLAQATTFAEAASILPTTGSVYDYINCGMGRFFAITGTLSAYLIVHVFAGTAETILAGVMALVNFEHLNTLAESAGGSWLLGVGFVVVFGVLNAFGVSAFGRAEIILTFGMWTTLMVFGVLGLIAAPAVELEGWFGASVVGTDLVTVLSLVGMAMFMFVGCEFVTPLAPDLRQSARTMPRAMMLGLFSVAACMFIYGAAMKRQVENVLLDATSGVHLLDTPMAIPRFAEQVMGDIGPMWLGIGFLFAGAATINTLMAGVPRILYGMAVDGALPKVFTYLHPRFKTPLLCILVAMLIPCLHALWLGGNPDNIMHLVLAAVCAWSFAYLLVTVSVISLRIRRPDLPRAYRSPWFPLPQILSSVGIVLGMWFITPPGMNPADIYVPFAVMLGGTAAYALFWTLVVQKVNPFKPASVEHVLAKEFSHEPGQPAGEFVDPATKTV comes from the coding sequence ATGTCGATCAATGACAGGCTCACCGAGCACTTGAACCGGGGTTCGGTGGGTTTTCCCACCGCGTTGGCCAGCACCATTGGCCTGATCATGGCAAGCCCCGTGATTCTCACCGCGACCATGGGCTTTGGCATCGGCGGCAGCGCCTTTGCCGTGGCGACGCTGATCGCCGTGGTGATGATGCTGGCCCAGGCGACGACGTTCGCCGAGGCCGCATCGATTCTCCCGACCACCGGCTCGGTCTATGACTACATCAACTGTGGCATGGGCCGTTTCTTCGCGATTACCGGTACCTTGTCGGCCTACCTGATTGTCCATGTGTTCGCCGGCACCGCCGAGACCATCCTGGCCGGGGTCATGGCCTTGGTGAACTTCGAGCACCTCAACACCCTGGCCGAATCGGCGGGCGGTTCCTGGTTGCTGGGCGTGGGGTTCGTGGTGGTGTTTGGCGTGCTCAACGCGTTCGGTGTCAGTGCCTTTGGCCGGGCCGAAATCATCCTGACGTTCGGCATGTGGACCACCCTGATGGTGTTCGGCGTGTTGGGCCTGATCGCCGCGCCGGCGGTGGAGCTGGAGGGCTGGTTCGGCGCGTCCGTGGTGGGCACCGATCTGGTCACGGTGCTGTCGCTGGTGGGCATGGCCATGTTCATGTTTGTCGGCTGCGAATTCGTCACGCCGCTGGCGCCGGACCTGCGCCAGTCTGCCCGGACCATGCCCCGGGCGATGATGCTGGGCTTGTTCAGCGTTGCCGCCTGCATGTTCATCTACGGCGCGGCGATGAAGCGCCAGGTGGAAAACGTGCTGCTCGATGCCACCAGCGGGGTGCATCTGCTGGACACCCCCATGGCGATTCCACGGTTCGCCGAACAGGTCATGGGCGATATCGGCCCGATGTGGCTGGGCATCGGCTTTCTGTTTGCCGGTGCGGCAACCATCAACACCCTGATGGCCGGCGTGCCGCGGATTCTCTACGGCATGGCGGTGGACGGCGCGTTGCCGAAGGTCTTCACTTACCTGCATCCACGCTTCAAGACGCCGTTGCTGTGCATCCTGGTGGCGATGCTGATTCCTTGCCTGCATGCGCTGTGGCTGGGCGGTAATCCCGACAACATCATGCACCTGGTGCTGGCCGCGGTGTGCGCCTGGAGTTTTGCCTACCTGTTGGTGACCGTGTCGGTGATCAGCCTGCGGATTCGTCGCCCTGATCTGCCGCGGGCCTATCGCTCGCCGTGGTTCCCGTTGCCACAGATCCTGTCCAGTGTCGGCATTGTGTTGGGCATGTGGTTCATCACCCCGCCCGGCATGAACCCGGCGGACATCTACGTGCCTTTCGCGGTGATGCTCGGCGGCACAGCGGCGTACGCCTTGTTCTGGACCCTGGTGGTGCAGAAGGTCAATCCATTCAAGCCGGCGTCGGTGGAACACGTGCTGGCCAAGGAGTTTTCCCATGAGCCAGGGCAACCTGCGGGCGAGTTTGTCGACCCTGCTACAAAAACTGTTTGA
- a CDS encoding DUF3156 family protein, with protein MSQGNLRASLSTLLQKLFELFSTQRAPAGYRPGVTLEHLRRNLALARFEVAGPAMATAVTDDGLRLEIVERTESQLLMHLVMTEFVLRVPASREGTARLELHHGGAVRRSGIRCRQRDGRGDLAVRLQAAVEKDPALYQALMPLDFKRLRIDLQGSQWCVRLEHMGGSEVVNRMPAFRRYIPLSREQRGVLLATLSGLQRVLATL; from the coding sequence ATGAGCCAGGGCAACCTGCGGGCGAGTTTGTCGACCCTGCTACAAAAACTGTTTGAGTTGTTCAGCACCCAGCGCGCCCCGGCCGGTTATCGGCCCGGGGTGACCCTGGAGCACTTGCGGCGCAACCTCGCATTGGCACGATTCGAAGTTGCGGGCCCGGCCATGGCCACGGCAGTCACCGACGACGGCTTGCGCTTGGAGATTGTCGAACGCACCGAGTCGCAGTTGTTGATGCACCTGGTGATGACCGAGTTCGTCCTGCGCGTGCCTGCTTCCCGAGAGGGCACGGCACGCCTGGAATTGCACCACGGCGGCGCTGTGCGGCGCAGTGGCATTCGTTGCCGGCAACGGGACGGGCGCGGTGACCTGGCGGTCCGGTTGCAGGCGGCTGTGGAGAAGGATCCTGCGCTGTATCAGGCCCTCATGCCGCTGGATTTCAAACGGCTGCGCATCGATCTGCAGGGAAGCCAGTGGTGCGTGCGCCTGGAGCACATGGGCGGTAGCGAAGTGGTCAATCGCATGCCGGCCTTTCGTCGCTATATCCCGTTGAGCCGCGAACAGCGCGGCGTCTTGCTGGCGACCTTGAGCGGCCTGCAGCGGGTGTTGGCAACGCTCTGA
- the feaR gene encoding transcriptional regulator FeaR, with amino-acid sequence MSMQQVGQDGLDTWNRDLRATCGHFDTELAFNRALFIGEVSNVHRGGLALANLRTNAGNIKRHSPNADYDDDQDCLLVSQRSGYCRITQHGRSIQLAPGELLLMDSVGALEITPFGLIEHAVLSLSRQDVSRQLGGETKTFGKVSSSKACGRMLHVLMDQLCKDTPDGEGAAGEGEALQSAFVSLLGSALEPGSDGREEGVALQGSHLRSYVQKVIDESLTQPGLSPVGLANRLNISVRHLYRLFEEQDDSVCRYIQRARLKRSADDLTNPFLRDESITSIAYKWGFTDSAHFSRSFKKQFELSPKEFRSSRLQVGQGVA; translated from the coding sequence ATGAGCATGCAACAGGTTGGGCAGGACGGTCTGGACACCTGGAACCGGGATCTGCGGGCGACTTGCGGCCACTTCGATACCGAGCTGGCCTTCAATCGCGCGTTGTTCATTGGTGAAGTGTCGAATGTCCATCGGGGTGGCCTTGCCCTCGCGAACCTGCGCACCAACGCCGGTAACATCAAGCGTCACTCACCCAACGCGGATTACGATGATGACCAGGATTGCCTCCTGGTCAGCCAGCGCAGCGGTTACTGCCGCATTACCCAACACGGCCGGAGCATCCAGTTGGCGCCCGGTGAGTTGCTGTTGATGGATTCCGTTGGCGCGCTTGAAATCACCCCGTTCGGCCTGATCGAGCACGCGGTGCTGTCCTTGTCTCGCCAGGACGTGTCGCGGCAATTGGGCGGGGAAACCAAGACCTTCGGCAAGGTGTCGTCCAGCAAGGCCTGTGGGCGCATGCTGCATGTATTGATGGACCAACTGTGCAAGGACACACCGGACGGCGAGGGCGCGGCGGGCGAGGGTGAAGCCTTGCAGAGTGCCTTCGTTTCACTGTTGGGCTCGGCCCTGGAGCCGGGGAGCGATGGCCGTGAAGAAGGGGTGGCCTTGCAAGGCAGCCATTTGCGCAGCTACGTGCAAAAGGTCATCGACGAATCACTCACCCAGCCTGGCCTCAGCCCGGTGGGCCTGGCCAATCGATTGAATATTTCGGTGCGCCATCTGTACCGTTTGTTCGAAGAGCAGGACGACAGCGTTTGCCGTTACATCCAGCGGGCCCGGCTCAAGCGCAGCGCCGATGACCTGACCAACCCGTTCCTGCGGGACGAGTCCATAACCTCGATCGCCTACAAATGGGGCTTTACCGATTCGGCGCATTTCAGCCGTTCGTTCAAGAAGCAGTTCGAGCTGTCGCCCAAGGAATTTCGTTCCAGTCGTTTGCAGGTGGGGCAGGGGGTGGCTTGA
- a CDS encoding SDR family oxidoreductase: MSEDLDFTGQTVLVTGGAQGIGRAIVEAFALRGAQVVIADLGLARAEAVADELAAVGCQVQAVGVDLADATAIFNMMAALEQRLGRLDILVHNAGYFPLTPFAEITPAILERTLAVNLSALFWLTQAALPMFRRQGRGCVLVTSSVTGPRVAYPGLSHYAASKAGVNGFIRNAALELAAENVRVNGVEPGMIATPAMANLGDDEVNQDIARRVPLGRLGQPSDIAGAMLFLASSLASYVTGQTLVVDGGSTLPEV, translated from the coding sequence ATGTCTGAGGATCTGGATTTCACCGGCCAGACGGTACTGGTCACGGGCGGCGCCCAGGGCATTGGCCGGGCCATCGTCGAAGCGTTTGCCCTGCGCGGAGCCCAGGTGGTCATCGCCGACCTGGGCCTGGCCCGGGCCGAGGCAGTGGCCGACGAATTGGCCGCCGTGGGCTGTCAGGTGCAAGCCGTGGGGGTTGACCTGGCCGACGCGACGGCGATCTTCAACATGATGGCCGCGCTGGAGCAACGCTTGGGGAGGCTGGATATCCTGGTGCACAACGCCGGGTATTTTCCGCTGACGCCGTTCGCCGAAATCACCCCGGCGATACTTGAACGAACGCTGGCGGTGAACCTGTCGGCGCTGTTCTGGCTGACCCAGGCGGCGCTGCCGATGTTCCGGCGCCAGGGCCGAGGCTGCGTGCTGGTGACCTCCTCGGTCACCGGTCCGCGGGTGGCGTATCCGGGGCTCAGCCATTACGCGGCCTCCAAGGCCGGGGTCAATGGCTTCATTCGCAACGCCGCGCTGGAACTGGCGGCCGAGAATGTTCGCGTCAACGGGGTCGAACCGGGCATGATCGCCACGCCGGCCATGGCCAACCTGGGCGACGATGAAGTCAACCAGGACATCGCACGCCGGGTGCCGCTGGGTCGATTGGGCCAACCGAGCGACATCGCCGGCGCCATGCTGTTCCTGGCGTCGAGCCTGGCCAGTTATGTGACCGGGCAGACGTTGGTGGTCGATGGGGGTTCGACCTTACCGGAGGTTTGA
- a CDS encoding SDR family NAD(P)-dependent oxidoreductase produces the protein MPDSRTVVITGAGTGIGAACARLYAAEGADLVLIGRRREPLEALAKDIGGLVLVGDAACPNTWDGFVEQIRTHYGRLDVLLACAGGLGMGSATETQPSAWEAALRSNLDSAFYSARACLPLLQESAGNIVLIASIASLAAGPHVCGYTTAKHALLGLNRSLARDYGPHGVRVNAVCPGWVRTPMADEEMQVLMQFHGETLQQAYDRVCADVPLRRPASAQEIANVCRFLASPDASIITGATLVADGGSSIVDVPTLAYSRMEASDV, from the coding sequence ATGCCTGACTCACGCACCGTCGTGATCACCGGTGCCGGCACCGGCATCGGTGCCGCCTGCGCCCGCCTGTATGCCGCCGAAGGCGCCGATCTGGTGCTGATCGGTCGCCGTCGCGAGCCCCTGGAAGCACTCGCCAAGGACATCGGCGGCCTGGTGTTGGTGGGCGATGCGGCCTGTCCAAACACCTGGGACGGCTTCGTCGAGCAGATTCGCACGCATTATGGCCGTCTCGACGTGCTGCTGGCCTGTGCCGGTGGCTTGGGCATGGGCAGCGCCACCGAGACTCAGCCATCGGCCTGGGAAGCGGCCCTGCGCAGTAACCTCGACAGCGCCTTCTACAGCGCCCGGGCGTGTCTGCCACTGCTGCAGGAAAGCGCTGGCAACATCGTGCTGATCGCCTCCATCGCGTCGTTGGCGGCAGGCCCTCACGTGTGCGGCTACACCACCGCCAAACATGCGCTGCTGGGCCTCAACCGGTCCCTGGCAAGGGATTACGGGCCTCACGGCGTACGGGTCAATGCGGTCTGCCCAGGTTGGGTCCGCACACCCATGGCCGATGAAGAAATGCAGGTGTTGATGCAGTTCCATGGCGAAACGTTGCAGCAGGCCTATGACCGGGTCTGCGCCGACGTGCCGTTGCGCAGGCCGGCCAGTGCGCAGGAAATCGCCAACGTCTGCCGCTTCCTGGCCTCGCCTGATGCGTCGATCATCACCGGAGCAACGCTGGTGGCTGATGGTGGCTCCAGCATCGTCGACGTACCAACCCTGGCCTACAGCCGGATGGAGGCCAGCGATGTCTGA